Genomic DNA from Cloeon dipterum chromosome 3, ieCloDipt1.1, whole genome shotgun sequence:
agtGCCATATTACAGTCCGTCAAACAATATGTCCCTTGACCTTTTTGGGATGGTTAGGTTCTAAAGTCACCACCTCTTGAGCCAAGCTGCAGATGATAACACTATAATTTAGTCGTTAGTTTGATCAAGCACTTGGCTTTTCTAgcttatttccaattttaaggaataattttattgtgcaAGGTTGATTTACTGCAAACGTACACATACAGTCgtgttttgttgttatttctggAAATAGTTTTTACAGTTAATGAGTACCGACATGTGAAATGCAATGGATGTATTATGTCGTGAATGTATTCAAATGTGcctgaaatattgaaaaactaATGCAGTTGATTCAATGACagtgaatatattttcatttgtcaGGTTTTAAATGAAGTTGTAACACAAAGATTTGTATGACACAAACCACTTTCAATGATTGTCACCAAGCTTACTTCATGACATGATCTCATCATGTAATGTACAAATGtcaatacaaaattgaaaattgattctcAAAATCTGAGcatggtttttttattttttattcaatacaCCTGTGGATTTTGGTTTGGCAATAGCCTTCAGTATCCTCACAATACATTTTCTTCGCAACATTTATTGACTTTAGCCAAGGACTAAGACAACTCTTCTAAGAATAaagacattttaattcaatagtACAGTAATTTAACATTCAACATGAAGTCTGTACTCGTTGAGATCTATGAAATCAGACTTCGTATTTTAATTGACTTACAGTGTGAACGCAGGAAATTTGGCCTGATCAGGACAGCGGGCGTCAATCAAAAAATGGATGGTCCCAGCAATCCCCTCAAAAAGCGAGTATGGCCGATCTGGAGTCCTGCTCTGATATTTATTGTATGTTGTGCACCAATGAGCAAACTGCAATCCCTGGTACAGGTACTTGATGTCCTAGAAGAGAAATCTCTTTCTTAAAAGATTTCTAACTATTGTTAACTACTCTCTGACCAAACAGAGCAGTCTTAAACATCAGACAGAAATTTATGCCTAATACCTGAGTTGTTTGATAGAGTTGAAGCAGGGCATATCCATTTCCAGCTACACCGTGGCACAATCCGTATCCCTTTTTCAAAAGGCCTCTTTTCCAAATGACCTCTCCACAGGTTTTAGCAGCGTGAAGATACTTTACATGGTTGAATTTCTATAAAACAAACCAATTTTTACTACACCATTTCATAAACGCTTTTCTTTACTTTGTATGCAGCGCAGAGGACGGGTATAAAAGCAGGTGATCCGTGACACCAGTGCACTAGTCTGTCCGAATTGTTTCCAATTGACGATGGGAAGTTGCCAGAGGGGAAGCACAATCCTAAGATGTGGTCTAAAGTTCTACAAATAAGAGGCTCAATTTCCTTCTGTTTTTCTTCAGAGAGATAATCCATACTCTGGGAAAAAGTCATGGTTGTAAATCAGACGGGCAAATATctatgaaaattgatttatctacttttctctatttttagaCTAGAGTAATTTGAAAACGACAAAAAACTTGCCTGCAATAGCACATAGAGAATTCCAGCAATTCCATGCGCTGCACCCAGGTACTTTTTACCATGCCACTCATACATGAGAGGTGGTCCATGGGAGTCTGCAGCAGCCATGGTTTTTCCAGATGTTACGATTGCAGTTACAACctgaaagagaaagagagctgTAAAACCATCATAGTTGGTCAAGGAAAAAACTTACCTTTTGCACGCACCTGTTGTCGACAGCACCCTCAGAAGTGTGAATTTTGACGAAGAGAAGGGCGAGCAGGTAGCCCGCCCTTCCATACAAGACCTCGTCAGGCAGATCCGATTTCAAATCCAGCACTCTGGGAAGCAGCTCCACCAAACTGCAGGCCAAGTCTTAAATTACAACAAATCACAACAGACGCAAAAAGGCTCTGTTCAAAATTGTGAAACTGATTCTCAATTCTCAACATCCTGTTTTCTGCGACAAATTTTCAGAGCCCGCGTGATGCGACAATGAAGCAGTGGTTGCTGCCAAGATTTCGACTCAATGCTTGGAACAAAGCACGTGGTATGCGTCAGTCAGCGAGATCAGCACCAACTAACCGCAGACAGAGAGCGGCGCTTTTCTCCTTATTCCCTAGGTGCCAATGCACAGCCGCGCTGACGGCCAAAGGGCCTGCGTCTCCAGTCAGCATACTCAGTCTTTTGCCTTTCAGCCTTGGCAGCGTCGGCTCCAACAATCCCTCTGCAAGCTGCAAATAGGACaagcaaatatgaaaatgacTAATGCACACACGCATGCTGGCCGACTTAAAATGCGCTCACTTTTAGAAATTTCTTGGCGTCCTGCAAATGAGAGATGTGGTAGTACAAGAGGGCGATGCCGCAGCTGCCGGTGTACACTGAATAATCACTGTCTTGGTCGTGGGTGTGCTGCAGGTGTCTGTCCAATATAACCAACAGACTTTCAGCGCTCTTCTTTAGACTCGCGCAAAATTCGACGCTCAGCTGAAACATTGTTgagtttaaatttccaaactccctccgaaataaattttgatcaagCAATTATAAATCTAAAAACTGGAACGACTTTTCAGACtaagctgattttttattggctCGATAAATTGACACTTTTGCAAcatgaaaatgatgaaatttttagttgataTTGGTGATGGTGACAAGTTTTTTTATGTATCAATATGATGCTAATAATAAGATAAATTTGAGTTAACATAAAAGCTAACCttattttcaagataaatgtTGACGATGTCGTTTCTTTCTTTGTCAATTAAAGATCCATAATCTTCATAGGTATTCTCAAACTCTCTTCTATCATCCATGGTCTTAGTTGTTGTACTCCACTCCTTATCAAGCCGAAAACCCACTTGTTAGTTTATCAAATGTTTAGATTTGTGATAGGCTGTGGGAAAACatgttgtttaattaaaaaatattgtttcctCTACGATCAAAATACTAAATAGTTGAGTATtttagttgttttttttattttttaaattttaatcagggcAAAATCCAAGTCATCAGCCGAAATGCCAAGATCCACTttggaagcaaaaattaaattggcaaaaagtcAAAAGCAGCGAGAAGAGGGCATTAACCCCTTCCGACTATAGAGTTAATTTTACTTAGAGGGTACATACTAACAAGAAGAGCTTGACTGACGTTAGTTTGATGTGAAATTTGTTACTATTATATCTTTTAGCTACAAAACACAGGCTTTGAGCCACAAACGAATATAATTTCACTTAATTCGTTTTCTCcaattcatgaaaaatttaattgggtAATATGTGCTGTGTACTGCggtttgaagaaaattagCAGAAAAGAGAAAACACTTCAAAGTATGTGgtactaaaattaaacaaataaagtgGTGTTGCTATGTTCCCCCTGCTCTAATGAGAGgtcaataatattattgttgtGTCTGTCTGACTGGTCAGGCCATCGACGCTCCCAAtcgatttttcccaaaatcaAACTCGTGCTTGAATTACTTTTGCGACGAGCCCGCTTAATTATCCGACAGTTTTTGGGGGCCGACCGCTTTTTCACACGTGAAGTTACGGCCAAGTACGCAATTGTTAGGTCTGTGTTGACGTCGTGCAGCTGATTTGTGCGCAAATGCTGCGCCTGAGAGTGGCGCGACTGTAAGTATTTTCAATCCTGGTCGTCACGCGACGCACTCTCCACTAGCTTTGATATCGAGTCGCCCTACCACCAGCGCGCAGGTTGGATTGTTTGTGTTTTCGTGATTCGTGAGAGGGTGTATAGGTGTAGTGGAAGTTGGAAGTTAGTCGCCGATGCCACTGTCGAAGTCGAACATAACGAAACTTGAGCACGATTGAGAAGTACGTACCACACCGCGAACACCATTGCTGACGATATTGTTGGTGTGATCTGATTGTTAGCCACAAGAGAAGCCGTCGCAAAATTCGTCATTAGCCATGGAGAGAATGTCGGGCGTACTTTCCAATTTCTGGCCTTGGAATAGGAATACTAACGAGTCGGGCAGTGGAGAGAGCAGAGAAGAGCGCATTTCGCGGGTGATGAGGCCCTACGAAGCCCTCGTGGTCAGAGTGCAGAGCTTGCTCATCTGGGAAAATCCGGTCATGAGTTGCATTTTCGTCGTTGGAGTCAATCTGCTTTTCTGGTGAGTGTTTTCTATCCGACTGTCGCCCTTGAACCAGACCTCGTGGACTAAGTTGgctaatataatttattgcgtCTAACTTTTCCTTGCAGGCTCGTGGTCACCCTGGATTTCAGGTTTTATTCACTCGCCAGCCTGATCATGCTGTTTGTTTTCCTCTACAACCTTTGGTTCGAGCAAATTTGGCCCGAAATTAGAGTGCCCCCGAGGGAGGCTCCCGATACCGAAGGCTGGACTCCCCTCCACCCTGGGTGAGTGTGCTAGCCTTGAGCTGGCTTTtgccaattattattattaccgactttggatttttaattgtctACTCATGGCGTGGCTTGCAGAGTGCTGAGTGTTCCTGAAATCAGCCACCATGTTAACAGACTGCAGAGCTTTGCATCCACACTATACAATGGTGCGAAAAATATGCGACAGGAGCAACCCGGCCAggtaacaatattttttttattttctctatagttttgcaaattttagcaataaagtcgtattatttattgataacTTCATTACACCACCTGTTCACCCTGATGGGCCCCAAGacgtaataattaattttacgacaCACTTAAGTGATAGAATTTAGTCTTTTAGAGATAATATATGAGATTCAATGCAAGTAGTTGTTCAAATCttgatagaaaattattttcagttttgcaTCACGGCCTCCGTTGCCTTGCTCTTCCTTCTGTTCGTTGGGAGGACCGTGTCAGGCGTTGTTCTGTCATACATTTCCCTGATGGCCGCCGTCCTTCTTCCTGGCGTTTGCCTACATCTCTTGCCCTCAAACACTTTGGACAGAGTAAGCGAGGTCAAGGAAAAACTTCTGGGCCTCAAGGCGATTTTGTTCTGCGATGAGAAAGGTAACACTTCTTCCAGCTTGTGGCAACAGTTAGATAATATTTACTGTACTTTTAATTGtatcttatttttatctttgaacgaataataattattttgttttcaagtgGTTATTTGATCAGAAATAACaaagttattatttataatataatgatTTAGGCATTTCTACTGTATTAACGTGTATTCATATTTGTTACAGACACAACAATGACTGACTCAGACTCACTGGTGCCTGAAGTGAAACCAGAGGACATGTCGTTGTTTAACATCCACGCAGAGGAGGAGCGCAATGACGAGGATGAAGAAATTGCCAAACTTTATCCAGCCGAAGAAATTCTGGCCGTGCAGGAAAGCTGTGAGTTTCCCCGTTTTATTCTAGTTTCACAATGAGCCTGAAATAGCTGTTCTAGACTCCCAAGTGCACTCTCTGACTCCCTCCCTGAGCGCCATGCCGGCGCACGATGAGGAGAGCATGGACTGCGCAGACCTGCCAGTCGATCCTATTGATGAATCTCAAGATCTCTCGAGTCCTCCTGAGAACGTCACCGGTATCCGGTTCAGGTCGAAACACTTCAACAGAGACGACAGCTCAGACGATGACAGCTTCTCTAAAGGTCTCACCTTCACTGACACCTTGACTGCCGCGCCAATTCGCCCAGAGCCTCAAGAGGCTAACTTGGGGCCATTCGGCGAATTGATGCAGAGGGTTGCTGTGGAAAATGTAGCTAAGACTCTAGTGGAAGCGATGACTTCTGTCGCGCACAGTGTGGTATCTTCCGCAGCGCCTCAGACGAAGCCTTCTACTTCGGCGGCGGACAGTGACGACGAATTTGGAGACTTTGAAATCATCAACGGAGAGGATCTCCCTAAGTTCTCGTAACCCcattcacaataaaattcttCTGTTTACAGtttacgaaaaattaaacttacaAAATATGTTCCTTTAAATGTGTGCTCCGATAATTTCCTGtgctcaaaaattttattttatcggcGGTCCGAAGTATTTGGTCGAATAATTCTTAATCTAGAATCTACTTTGCTGTGCCGTTATTATGTAGACTATACCTGATTTGTATTGTACCGCTGGATTGACCTAATTTATTATCTGCACTAATGACCAAACTAtgcattgataaaatttaagaacagCGTAGTAGCCATTGTGAAGATTAGTTATCAGATTAATTCTCTCTGtattatgttaaaatattcGTTCTGAACCAGAGGCCTCTCTTTTTTTCATTGTACGCTTGAGTGAAGGGAGAGAGTAAAATCACTATagtacaattatttttgtccacACTCATGAAATCTGATcgtgaaagaaaattaatgcttaAATAAGTATTAGTCCAAATTAAAAGTCGACTAGTCAATTGTATGTTCATACATTGAACAATTGGGAAACACTGTTCGCGCGGCTGGTTCTGCGCTTGACTCATGCTATCGCaccatttcaaattaaacttaCACTTTACAATGGTACACTTTTCACTCAAAGTTTAAGGAAAcctgcaaaaattgtttttgtgattttaatataGCTATTATATTATCAGCATATTAAACATGATTACTCAGATGTTGATGTGCTTTTGTCAATAAATTCGTAGTCATTGATAAAAGTTTGCCTTTTATTTAGAACAACATCTACCCCAAAAGGCACGTAATAGACACGAAAAAGTAACATTTCGTTAGCTGCTGTCCCCATTAGAAACACAGTCAGGGTTGTCctttgaaatatcatttttctcttcaacgCCTTTCCtctttggaattattttcaagaatgCGTCTTTCCATGAAGCACCGGCACTAACTTCAAGAAGGATTTCAAAAACTgtaaagatttaattattaggaGCGTTGCCCCAAAAGAAATAACATTACTTGCCATGATCGATTGTTAAAACTTTCCGACTTTTCATGTGCAAATACTCTCCGATTGGTAGCTGAGCATGATTTATTCCATTCTGAACGGCTAGATTGTGACACAGACCCTACGACAAATATACATTATTACTGCGTAAGTTAAAAGTAAATCGCAGTTCTCTAAATTTACTTTGTGCGCATTGTGGTCCACTAAACCTCCAATCACATACACCTTGTCTTCTTCTAACTTTTCCAAAACATTCTCTGATTCGCTGCTTAAATATACAatcttttcttttgcaaaCATCTCATTGTAACGTTTATCCGTTATCTTTACCTGCAATGTCAATTTGTCAATGAACATGAACACAAATCAAGATTAGGCAATTAAACTAACATCCCAATTTTGGTAACCTTGATGCTTCTTCATCTCTGATAGCGATTCTCCTGAGAGACTTGTAAAATACAGTTGCATTGGGTTTTCAGCTCTTCGATTTAGACTGTATGTCCTCAGCAGCTGCTTGACGCATTTTTCAACCGACTTTTTGAAAGTGAGAATTTTCATTAGCACCTATTATAAAAGTCACATCTACCAAGtttgaaattcggaaaattacCCTCTTGTCCATCTTGTCATCAAAGGACAAATCGACCACAACAGAAGTTTTACATTTACTTGAAGCcatcgaattatttttcaattcttttctCCTAGGCGGTCCTGCTACTCCATTCAATCGATCgacttttcttttctctttagCTGCTGCCTTTTCTTTTGCCCTGGATTAtagtgtattatttttatatttcaaattcactGCAAAAATAGAGAATGTACCTCttcaagagtttatttttctcccaATGTTCTCTCTTCTTTAACTTTTTGAGCTGTGACTTGGACACAGGTTTTTCACCATGTTCCTCCGTGCTGCAACCTTCTTCAATTTTAGGTTTCTTAGGAAGATTTGGCTCAAGTTTTTCATCGCTGTTTAGGGCATTGCTCTCCATCTGTGGATTTTatctgaaagaaaaatcaacataTGTATTAtatgtgaaataatttaaggtGCCCTGTTCTgagtattattattaaataaaagacataataataatagaaacATATGTATATACATAAACACTGAAGTATCTATTTATCTACCCacatctttattttaataaaaagaaaaaaatgaaagcaatGAAGGATTAATCACGAACCTACTCTCCAAGCGTTTAACAAAATGCAAAACCTAAttccataaatataaaaataaaacacacataaACATAAAACAATAATCTCAAATCTGATCCAAACCAAGAACCAAAACGtggtgtttgttttgttttgttcttcGCAGTCTGGGGTCTGGGCTGGTCGTAGGCAGTCAGAGCTTTAAGCATTAGGATTGTTTCCATTGGCTGATGTACATCACGTGGTCAGCGCGGTTATTGGTAGTGTTTGAACTTATCCGTTAAAAACGGGCGCGCTGTTGAAGTTTGAATGAGCGGGTGAGCTCTCTGCTGCATTGTTTGAGAAATTCTTCGCAAAATTGcgatttaatttggaaatcaGAACAAGGTATGCTTATTATTCATCAAAATATATGCATGAACTATTTATCTATCGTTGCGATTTAGTTTTATCTTGTTTCCTCCAGTTTCACTCTTAATTTTCCGCAAACACATGTTTGGAATTTGACCGTTTGCGTTTGATGAACAGGACCACACCTTGGATGAGTTAAAGTTTGTGCTGTACGAAAGAATGtagataattttattggtCATCAATGGTTGCTTTGTACATATCATACATTGATCATTGCCCtgttatttaatcaattattcatcttttttactctttgaTAAACTTggtttttaatacaaatagaTACATACATAATGTGTACATATTTCATACATAGTACATTGATAGATTGATTCatcattttatcttttctcAGCAAGTGCACAACTTCCAAAATGGTGCTGTCAACTGTAGCTCAGTTTGACGAAATGTGCCGACTGGGTGCATGTCTCTCAGAAGGCGTTGAAGAAGGTCTGTACTCTTCAATTtgtgacattatttttctaatggCAGTCTTTTAGATTTTCTTACTTTCGCTACAAACCAAGAGGATTGCAGAAAACAGTGGTTGCAAGCTGTTTTTGAGTGCCAGAGACTGCAGGAGAAGCTTGCTGACAGCAATCATGCGTTGACAGAAATGGAAAACAAGCTGGAACATGCGAGAAATTTGTTGGACCAGGAGAAAAGACAGAGGAGGAAAATTGAGCATGAGAGAGACTCTTTGGTACTTCTGAGAGAGATTAATGATTTAAACTGCAGGCTAAAGTGGAATGTTAATTTACAGGACAAACAAATTTCGCTTGTTCGTGAAATGCTGGAAAACAACAAAGTGAATGACGAAACCCGAGAAAAGTTGGCATTCCTGGGAAACATATCCACAAATATTCATAGAGAAAGTGAGGTTCGAAACATCCCATTACAAGTGATCAACGAACTGGAGACGACTGGTAATAACTCCACTACCTTCGTccatgataaaattaatattgttatgTTCAAGGTTCAATACTATCTGAGCTGGGATATTCTCAATCTGATGATGACCTGGAGGTGTCTGTCCTTCGCAATGGCAAGTCAAGGCGTCGATCTTCCCGGCCTTGTCTTCCTGATGACGCTGCCTTTGTGCAGCCCAAACGCAGAAGGTCCAGCAAGACTAGAAAGTCAATTGAGGTTTGACTCAAACTCTGCATGTGATCGAGTTCATTTCTGATTTCTTGCTTTTATTGACCCAGATGGACATCTCTGGGGGGCACCTGATCGCCACAACCACAGTCACTGTGACACCTCAAGCCCAAGTGAAGGCGAGCTCTCAGCTTGAGGCCATTCCCTCCAGGCAGAAGAACTTTGCGCCTTCTGCACCGCCGTTGAACGATTCAACCTCGCCAGTTTCCGCAGAAGACTCGTTCTGGAAGAAAGCAGGCCCGAGCAACGTCTTCGGCCCTGGTGGAGACGGAATTGATCAGCCGGCCATCATTGGCCTGCCTTCGACTCTGGGACGCATGAACTCGCGCAACCATGTCTTCTGCGCCAAGAATGTGCTCATGCCAGAGATGTGTGGACCGTGCGGAAAGAAGATCAAGTTCGCTGCTAAGGTCCTGAGGTGCGTCGATTGCAGGGCAATTTGCCACCCTGAGTGTAAGAATGATGTGCCGCTGCCTTGCGTTCCCATGGGCCTCACTCCCATGAAGAAAATGgtattgcagaaaaacctttcAGTTTGGAATTGTTAATGAGAATGGCCTATTAAAGGGATGCGTTGCTGACTACACCAGCATGACTCCTCCAATGGTGCCTGCAATTGTGGTGCATTGCATCCAGGAAGTGGAGAAAAGAGGGTCCACTGAGATAGGCATTTACCGAGTGCCAGGGTCTGAGAAAGAAGTGAAAGCTCTCAAGGTAATAGCTCGCTTGACTATCCAAATCTGCATTTAGAGTCTTGTAGGCCGCTTTTATTCTTTGCTTGCGCTTacattacaatattttattaattgttgtgTATTCTCCATCTATTATTCTATGACTtgttacaattattataattaaagatCCTCACGCTCCTCTTGGAcgtaaatattcaaaaaccCACGGAGGTCTATAGAGTTATGGCCCTCTTAAGGCATGCAATTTAGTCTACTCTGTCAccattatttatattccaaattttggtGGACGCATTTTCCAGCATGCTTTTTACTAGGTTAAAGTTTTAAGATGCCTTGTTTGTTTCCtgcaagtgatttttttattttgttttcctccAAACTTCTACttcgttaaaaaataacctcctttaaaatattttttgatttgtttagGAGCGCTTCTTGAAAGGCAAAGGTGCACCAGACATCAGCCAGACTGACATCCACACCATCTGTGGAGCCCTGAAGGAATTCCTTCGTTCGCTTAAGGAGCCGCTCATTACCCAGAGCCAGTGGAAGGACTTCACCCGGGCTTGTGAGCACCGTGACGCTGCTGAGGTCACTGCAGCGCTCTACACAGCAATCGCAGAGTTGCCGAGACCTAATAGAGACACCCTGGCCTATTTGATCATGCACCTGCAGAGGGTCGACGGATGGAAGGAGTGCAAGATGTCTATCGACAACCTGGCGAAGGTCTTTGGCCCCACCATAGTTGGCTACTCCGCTGACGACATGGATGCCATGAGAATGGTCACTGAGACCAGGATGCAGCAAAATGTAATTATCGCACAACTCTTctgttgaaaagaaaataattattcattttatatcgATTGCAGGTGATGAGTGCCCTCCTCAAAATTCCCTCTGATTACTGGGCCAATTTCCTTAACAAGGAGTCAGACCAGCTGTCTACACCAAAGGCTTTGTATTCGACCCCTTCATCTGCCTCTCTGCGTAGACAGTCCTCCATCAACAAGCCAGGCTTTTTTACCAACACGCCACGATCGGCTAGGTAAATTACTCATTCATATTGGCCAACAAGTATAATTACGGTCGAATCGTATTGGCAACTTAAGAATTTGAAGtgtcattatttaataaaacactttTTCTTGCAGAATGCTTCTGGGCAAGAAGGACAAGTTTTTCTCCACCCCTGACAAGTTCTAGGAAAGTGGTATGACAGACATGTGTCAACTTTTCTGtgtatttgtatatttttacatttaatagTTCTTAAATGTAAGCTCTTATATTAGAAAAATCTGTACTTTTAAGTGATGGGCCTTCAACAGCGGTAAATCGTATGATTATTTGTGACTAACCAAATATTATGAAGATAAAATACCTATACTCATAACGAACCAATAAAAATCTGCACATACATGTATATTATAAGTTCTTTGCTTGcattcaaacttaaaaatcataatcTGCTCTCACTCCATTACACCGTTGAGTCATGAACTGAACACCTTCAACAACCTGAGACGAAATTAATGTGGTGTAGAAACGGTAATTTTTCACGGCGCCACGTTAGTCTGTGTCAAGGACAGGAAAATTGAATGCATTAGAGGGAGCAGGCGCTTTTCGTTAATGGTCCGGTGGCGAGTCAGGTGTCAAATTGCCAGGAGTGCCGGCCGCGCGACTGCGAGGGCGGCTGCGCACGGGCGCGGAGGGTCGGCCGTGGCCTCTGCGCGCGCGATCAATAGCGCTGGCGAAATGGGGAGCAGTTTGCGTCACGTGGTCCAGGGCAGAGAGACGATAGAGAGAGCGCAGAGAACGGCCATTGACTGCCTCGCTCATGCACGCTGCACCACTTGCAGTCAATGACAGACGCGCATAGCACTAATTTGCTCAGACTACACCACACAAATCCCTCTCGCCCACGCCTTTGTGCTCTTTCGTAGTCTGCGTCTTGAGAAAAAGATGCACTCGAAGCAGCCTTgcctttttcttattttactcAGCGGTTCGCCAGCAAAGAAGACGTGTTGTCTGACCCTGCTCCGCGCGGGAAGAAACAGATTTATCGAAATCCATTATTCGCCTTGCTTAGGGGAGGAAATGAATCGATTATTTCCTGCTTTGAGCATTTCCGGAATCGCCCCTCGGATTAACTTATTTCACGAAGGCGTGTTAAATACTTTTGGGTTTTTAGGATCGAGTAAGCACGCCGATAACAATATGAATGagaagttatatttattttgctgattCCAAGCGTGGTACCGTGCATGAAAGTGCCGCAagggaaatgcaaattttatcgcaTTCTGCTTATCGCCCCCTGCCGTCTCAATAG
This window encodes:
- the LOC135940971 gene encoding tRNA methyltransferase 10 homolog A produces the protein MESNALNSDEKLEPNLPKKPKIEEGCSTEEHGEKPVSKSQLKKLKKREHWEKNKLLKRAKEKAAAKEKRKVDRLNGVAGPPRRKELKNNSMASSKCKTSVVVDLSFDDKMDKRSVEKCVKQLLRTYSLNRRAENPMQLYFTSLSGESLSEMKKHQGYQNWDVKITDKRYNEMFAKEKIVYLSSESENVLEKLEEDKVYVIGGLVDHNAHKGLCHNLAVQNGINHAQLPIGEYLHMKSRKVLTIDHVFEILLEVSAGASWKDAFLKIIPKRKGVEEKNDISKDNPDCVSNGDSS
- the LOC135940969 gene encoding lanC-like protein 2, which encodes MDDRREFENTYEDYGSLIDKERNDIVNIYLENKLSVEFCASLKKSAESLLVILDRHLQHTHDQDSDYSVYTGSCGIALLYYHISHLQDAKKFLKLAEGLLEPTLPRLKGKRLSMLTGDAGPLAVSAAVHWHLGNKEKSAALCLRLVELLPRVLDLKSDLPDEVLYGRAGYLLALLFVKIHTSEGAVDNRCVQKVVTAIVTSGKTMAAADSHGPPLMYEWHGKKYLGAAHGIAGILYVLLQSMDYLSEEKQKEIEPLICRTLDHILGLCFPSGNFPSSIGNNSDRLVHWCHGSPAFIPVLCAAYKKFNHVKYLHAAKTCGEVIWKRGLLKKGYGLCHGVAGNGYALLQLYQTTQDIKYLYQGLQFAHWCTTYNKYQSRTPDRPYSLFEGIAGTIHFLIDARCPDQAKFPAFTL
- the tum gene encoding rac GTPase-activating protein 1, with translation MERMSGVLSNFWPWNRNTNESGSGESREERISRVMRPYEALVVRVQSLLIWENPVMSCIFVVGVNLLFWLVVTLDFRFYSLASLIMLFVFLYNLWFEQIWPEIRVPPREAPDTEGWTPLHPGVLSVPEISHHVNRLQSFASTLYNGAKNMRQEQPGQFCITASVALLFLLFVGRTVSGVVLSYISLMAAVLLPGVCLHLLPSNTLDRVSEVKEKLLGLKAILFCDEKDTTMTDSDSLVPEVKPEDMSLFNIHAEEERNDEDEEIAKLYPAEEILAVQESSVLDSQVHSLTPSLSAMPAHDEESMDCADLPVDPIDESQDLSSPPENVTGIRFRSKHFNRDDSSDDDSFSKGLTFTDTLTAAPIRPEPQEANLGPFGELMQRVAVENVAKTLVEAMTSVAHSVVSSAAPQTKPSTSAADSDDEFGDFEIINGEDLPKFSLGSGLVVGTGELSAALFEKFFAKLRFNLEIRTSKCTTSKMVLSTVAQFDEMCRLGACLSEGVEEDFLTFATNQEDCRKQWLQAVFECQRLQEKLADSNHALTEMENKLEHARNLLDQEKRQRRKIEHERDSLDKQISLVREMLENNKVNDETREKLAFLGNISTNIHRESEVRNIPLQVINELETTGSILSELGYSQSDDDLEVSVLRNGKSRRRSSRPCLPDDAAFVQPKRRRSSKTRKSIEMDISGGHLIATTTVTVTPQAQVKASSQLEAIPSRQKNFAPSAPPLNDSTSPVSAEDSFWKKAGPSNVFGPGGDGIDQPAIIGLPSTLGRMNSRNHVFCAKNVLMPEMCGPCGKKIKFAAKVLRCVDCRAICHPECKNDVPLPCVPMGLTPMKKMGCVADYTSMTPPMVPAIVVHCIQEVEKRGSTEIGIYRVPGSEKEVKALKERFLKGKGAPDISQTDIHTICGALKEFLRSLKEPLITQSQWKDFTRACEHRDAAEVTAALYTAIAELPRPNRDTLAYLIMHLQRVDGWKECKMSIDNLAKVFGPTIVGYSADDMDAMRMVTETRMQQNVMSALLKIPSDYWANFLNKESDQLSTPKALYSTPSSASLRRQSSINKPGFFTNTPRSARMLLGKKDKFFSTPDKF